Proteins from one Tachyglossus aculeatus isolate mTacAcu1 chromosome 23, mTacAcu1.pri, whole genome shotgun sequence genomic window:
- the ACYP1 gene encoding acylphosphatase-1 — protein MAEGHGLMSVDYEISGKVQGVFFRKYTQAEGKKLGLVGWVQNTAQGTVRGQMQGPPAQVRDLQEWLRTKGSPKSHIEKAHFFNERSLAQLDYSDFQIRK, from the exons ATGGCGGAAGGTCACGGCCTGATGTCGGTGGATTACGAGATTTCCGGGAAGGTGCAAGGTGTGTTTTTCCGTAAATACACGCAG GCCGAAGGAAAGAAGCTGGGGCTGGTGGGCTGGGTCCAGAACACCGCCCAGGGGACGGTGCGGGGTCAAATGCAGGGCCCCCCTGCCCAGGTGCGGGACCTGCAGGAATGGCTCCGCACCAAAGGCAGCCCCAAATCCCACATTGAGAAAGCGCACTTCTTCAACGAGAGGAGCCTCGCACAGCTCGATTACTCCGACTTCCAAATCAGGAAATGA